One window of the Macrobrachium nipponense isolate FS-2020 chromosome 22, ASM1510439v2, whole genome shotgun sequence genome contains the following:
- the LOC135198673 gene encoding uncharacterized protein LOC135198673 isoform X1 translates to MEWKREEVRCLINAYRHQPCLWNVKLQEYKSRYARDAAMRKLVEVMLVINEEITEEDIKKKIHTLRGQYKREQKTKRESTKSGAGTDDDVVYIPKLWCYDLLHFLQDDNVRESTSSLEMIEGEEKEEEEVGGGDCPTGGATIRPLETILTTSPQPSKKLRVHRTSENVPDPPSTRKPPPEISDNSYEDFGRYVAARLEDIEKKSPETCSVVRKLINDAIFEGEMGTLRGTSRIVTPSDGHFIMQIPAPLQCPVAAAPEVVQCPVAAPEKAQRPVTAPEKVQCSVTTPEKV, encoded by the exons ATGGAATGGAAAAGAGAGGAGGTTCGTTGTCTTATAAATGCTTATCGGCATCAACCATGTCTATGGAACGTAAAATTACAAGAATACAAAAGCAGATATGCTCGCGACGCCGCTATGAGAAAACTAGTGGAAGTGATGCTCGTCATTAACGAAGAAATTACAgaagaagatataaaaaagaaaatccataCTCTTAGGGGCCAGTACAAGCGTGAGCAGAAAACGAAACGGGAATCAACAAAGTCAGGAGCTGGAACAGATgatgatgtagtatatataccgAAGCTCTGGTGCTACGACTTGCTTCATTTCTTGCAAGACGACAATGTTCGAGAGTCGACTTCATCATTGGAAATGattgag ggagaagaaaaagaagaagaagaagtaggaggaggagattgTCCTACAGGAGGAGCGACTATCAGGCCCCTGGAGACGATCCTGACGACCAGCCCGCAGCCGTCAAAGAAGCTACGCGTCCACAGAACATCCGAAAATGTGCCGGACCCCCCATCCACGAGAAAACCTCCTCCGGAGATCTCCGACAACAGCTACGAGGACTTCGGGAGGTACGTGGCCGCCAGACTAGAGGACATCGAGAAGAAGTCCCCGGAGACGTGCTCCGTCGTCAGGAAGCTCATCAACGACGCCATATTCGAAGGGGAAATGGGGACACTGCGTGGCACTTCCAGGATCGTGACCCCCAGCGATGGCCACTTCATAATGCAGATCCCAGCTCCGCTGCAGTGCCCCGTAGCGGCGGCCCCAGAGGTAGTCCAGTGTCCCGTGGCCGCCCCAGAGAAGGCCCAGCGGCCTGTCACTGCTCCAGAGAAGGTCCAGTGCTCTGTAACCACTCCAGAGAAGGTCTAA
- the LOC135198673 gene encoding uncharacterized protein LOC135198673 isoform X2 — MPEDREFWGEFFQLYKEQPCLWQIKSKHYLNKYKKNEAYGKLAEKLKEKYPDATTDLVKKKINIYRSNFRKEAKKVEDSMRSGSGADDVYTPTWTYYEDLKFLKDQEAIRTFTSNLQAHEGEEKEEEEVGGGDCPTGGATIRPLETILTTSPQPSKKLRVHRTSENVPDPPSTRKPPPEISDNSYEDFGRYVAARLEDIEKKSPETCSVVRKLINDAIFEGEMGTLRGTSRIVTPSDGHFIMQIPAPLQCPVAAAPEVVQCPVAAPEKAQRPVTAPEKVQCSVTTPEKV; from the exons ATGCCGGAAGATAGAGAATTTTGGGGCGAATTTTTTCAGTTATACAAAGAACAGCCATGCCTTTGGCAAATTAAGTCAAAACATtatctgaataaatataaaaaaaacgaagcGTATGGAAAATTAGcagaaaaacttaaagaaaagtaTCCTGATGCAACCACAGACTTAGTGAAGAAAAAGATCAACATCTACAGGAGTAATTtcaggaaagaagcaaaaaaagtCGAAGATTCTATGCGGTCTGGAAGTGGGGCAGATGATGTGTATACGCCAACTTGGACTTACTATGAAGATTTAAAGTTTTTAAAGGATCAAGAAGCTATTAGAACATTCACCTCGAATTTACAAGCACATGAG ggagaagaaaaagaagaagaagaagtaggaggaggagattgTCCTACAGGAGGAGCGACTATCAGGCCCCTGGAGACGATCCTGACGACCAGCCCGCAGCCGTCAAAGAAGCTACGCGTCCACAGAACATCCGAAAATGTGCCGGACCCCCCATCCACGAGAAAACCTCCTCCGGAGATCTCCGACAACAGCTACGAGGACTTCGGGAGGTACGTGGCCGCCAGACTAGAGGACATCGAGAAGAAGTCCCCGGAGACGTGCTCCGTCGTCAGGAAGCTCATCAACGACGCCATATTCGAAGGGGAAATGGGGACACTGCGTGGCACTTCCAGGATCGTGACCCCCAGCGATGGCCACTTCATAATGCAGATCCCAGCTCCGCTGCAGTGCCCCGTAGCGGCGGCCCCAGAGGTAGTCCAGTGTCCCGTGGCCGCCCCAGAGAAGGCCCAGCGGCCTGTCACTGCTCCAGAGAAGGTCCAGTGCTCTGTAACCACTCCAGAGAAGGTCTAA